From Pseudobdellovibrio exovorus JSS, a single genomic window includes:
- a CDS encoding UDP-N-acetylglucosamine--N-acetylmuramyl-(pentapeptide) pyrophosphoryl-undecaprenol N-acetylglucosamine transferase has translation MNKAQKTQLIMIAGGGTGGHIYPAIAIGRAIQKLNPKAQLRFVGTAAGLESKIMQRENLPLDLIQSGKLNFSGNPLQKLKTLFKIPMGIFQSAVLIRKYKPDFVLGVGGYASAPFVLTAALMGKKTAFWEPNAHPGMANRLLSRFVQKSYLVFAGSEKYLRSRDNRVFGMPLREEIELAQTEERSKISDTMTILCFGGSQGSLFLNEKISDFILQHPELHDRIHLIHQTGSLGYADMVKKYGNLSCVEVHEFIYDMPNQYRRADIQFCRGGASTIAEASAFGVVPLIVPLPAADDHQLRNAEAVVGRKAGFLFIQESFNVQEFSRVIQLLLNDVQLRKEMSQNLRTMAPQKAASAIATDILTQLS, from the coding sequence ATGAATAAAGCGCAAAAAACCCAATTGATTATGATAGCAGGAGGCGGCACAGGTGGGCACATCTATCCAGCCATTGCTATTGGGCGTGCGATTCAAAAACTAAATCCGAAAGCACAATTGCGTTTTGTAGGAACGGCTGCTGGTTTAGAAAGTAAAATCATGCAGCGTGAAAACTTACCCTTAGATTTAATCCAAAGTGGTAAGCTCAATTTTTCTGGGAATCCTCTGCAAAAATTAAAAACTCTTTTTAAAATTCCAATGGGAATCTTTCAATCAGCCGTGTTGATTCGAAAATATAAGCCAGATTTCGTCTTGGGCGTCGGTGGTTACGCTTCAGCGCCGTTTGTATTGACGGCCGCCCTGATGGGAAAGAAAACGGCCTTCTGGGAGCCCAATGCACATCCGGGAATGGCCAATCGCCTCTTATCACGCTTCGTACAAAAGTCTTACTTAGTTTTTGCGGGTTCAGAAAAATATCTTCGCTCGCGTGATAATCGTGTTTTCGGTATGCCGTTGCGTGAAGAAATCGAACTGGCACAAACAGAAGAGCGTTCCAAAATATCGGACACGATGACCATTTTGTGTTTTGGTGGTAGCCAAGGTTCGCTATTCCTGAATGAAAAGATCTCGGATTTTATTCTTCAACATCCAGAGTTACACGACAGGATTCACTTAATTCATCAAACGGGCTCTTTAGGATATGCAGATATGGTGAAGAAGTATGGAAATCTATCGTGTGTTGAGGTGCATGAGTTTATTTATGATATGCCCAATCAGTACAGAAGAGCGGATATCCAATTCTGCCGTGGCGGAGCCAGTACTATCGCGGAAGCTTCAGCTTTCGGCGTGGTTCCGTTAATTGTGCCTTTACCTGCCGCTGACGATCACCAGCTTCGCAATGCTGAAGCTGTGGTGGGAAGAAAAGCAGGCTTTTTATTTATTCAAGAAAGCTTTAATGTGCAGGAGTTCTCTCGGGTTATTCAGCTTCTGTTGAATGATGTACAACTGCGCAAAGAGATGTCACAGAATCTTAGAACCATGGCCCCTCAAAAAGCCGCCTCAGCTATCGCCACGGACATACTGACACAATTATCTTAA
- the ftsW gene encoding putative lipid II flippase FtsW — protein sequence MNTRFFNSSLFLALVALFGIGLMQVYSSSYIFATESYNDGLYFFKRQLIFTGIAGFALLVSTQLPLGFMRKWSWVLWPIAFVLLCATFIPGVGVRVGGALRWIQLPLGFRFEPSELLKIAFSFLFATLVCRHENILGRMKWGWTFLFIVAPLAVLLKQPDFGSFVIIMLVAATLLFTFGLSFKWLMMAGVAAIPVLYFAVWNVGYRRARVQAFLDPWSDPASKGFQVIQSMLSVHSGGLTGAGLGQGQGKLFFLPEAHTDFTMAVFFEEMGFIGVLAILALYGFVIFKGFQIAVKAQDMFKKTLALGLITTFAFSVFINLGVVLGLVPTKGLTMPFMSYGGSSLLVLSVLFGILLNIEMSLGDERQRPATSRSF from the coding sequence ATGAATACACGTTTTTTTAATTCTAGTCTTTTTTTAGCTTTAGTGGCCTTATTCGGAATCGGTTTAATGCAGGTGTATAGCTCTAGCTATATATTTGCGACCGAGTCTTACAACGATGGCCTTTACTTTTTCAAACGACAATTAATTTTCACTGGGATTGCGGGCTTTGCCTTGCTGGTCAGCACTCAGTTACCTTTGGGCTTTATGCGTAAGTGGTCATGGGTTCTATGGCCGATAGCTTTCGTTTTACTCTGCGCTACATTTATTCCAGGTGTGGGGGTTCGCGTGGGTGGAGCTCTACGTTGGATTCAGCTTCCTTTGGGATTTCGTTTCGAGCCCTCTGAATTATTGAAAATTGCCTTCAGCTTCCTATTTGCCACTTTAGTTTGTCGTCACGAAAATATTTTGGGGCGCATGAAGTGGGGTTGGACTTTCTTGTTTATCGTAGCTCCTTTGGCGGTGCTCTTGAAACAGCCGGATTTTGGTAGTTTCGTCATCATCATGTTGGTGGCGGCAACCTTGTTATTCACTTTTGGATTGAGTTTCAAATGGTTGATGATGGCCGGTGTGGCCGCTATTCCTGTTTTATACTTTGCGGTTTGGAATGTGGGATATCGTCGTGCCCGTGTTCAGGCTTTCTTAGATCCATGGTCAGATCCGGCTTCTAAGGGATTCCAAGTGATTCAAAGTATGCTGTCTGTTCATTCCGGAGGTCTAACAGGCGCTGGTTTAGGCCAAGGCCAAGGCAAATTGTTCTTTTTACCTGAAGCCCATACAGATTTCACCATGGCGGTTTTCTTTGAAGAGATGGGATTCATTGGCGTTCTGGCAATTTTAGCGCTTTATGGTTTTGTCATCTTTAAAGGATTTCAAATTGCAGTCAAAGCGCAGGACATGTTTAAGAAGACCTTAGCGCTAGGGCTTATCACGACATTTGCTTTCTCGGTTTTTATCAACCTTGGTGTGGTGCTAGGACTAGTTCCAACTAAGGGGTTAACGATGCCCTTTATGAGCTATGGTGGTAGTTCGTTGTTGGTTCTTAGTGTGCTGTTCGGTATTCTGCTGAATATCGAAATGTCATTAGGCGATGAACGCCAGCGCCCAGCGACGTCGAGATCATTTTGA
- the murD gene encoding UDP-N-acetylmuramoyl-L-alanine--D-glutamate ligase: MWKDVAELKDKKILIVGLGRTGVALAKFLTKHEAQVTVTDHKSKPELSAQLEQLEGYTNIKFELGSHSPKTFLSQDLVILSPGVAPHLKIFEYARQQGIKITGEFEFVSAFIKEPVVAITGTNGKTTVARLAESMLKESGVTCWVGGSTETPLTNYLLQEERARVVLVEVSSFMLEHVNDFSAVNVVFTNLAENHLERYRSMEDYVNAKRKIFKNTNQATTSILNADDNAVVELARDPAVQRGRIFYFSRKPALEPQIMNIGGAVNVGDELRVRTGPEIESFSIKNIKMKGKHAIENVMAALLLAREHGATHEAVQKVIDAFGGLRHRLEYVRKVGGVLFYNDSKATNVHAVSRALDCFDENVILIAGGKDTNLNYGPLQNMIKRKVKTLILVGEAKERINRDLGDFSETYLIGTFEEAVLIAYQKSRIGDIVLLSPGCSSFDMFDSYEERGDYFKEIVKKFK, translated from the coding sequence ATGTGGAAAGACGTTGCAGAGTTAAAAGATAAAAAGATTTTGATTGTGGGCTTAGGTCGTACGGGTGTGGCTCTTGCGAAGTTTCTGACAAAACACGAAGCGCAAGTGACAGTAACAGATCACAAATCTAAACCAGAGCTTTCGGCTCAGTTAGAACAACTAGAAGGCTACACAAATATCAAGTTTGAATTGGGGTCACATTCACCGAAGACATTTTTGTCTCAGGATTTAGTGATTTTATCTCCGGGCGTGGCTCCGCATTTGAAAATTTTCGAATACGCTCGTCAGCAGGGAATCAAAATCACAGGCGAGTTCGAGTTTGTTTCGGCTTTCATTAAAGAGCCTGTTGTGGCGATTACAGGTACAAACGGAAAAACCACTGTAGCTCGCTTAGCTGAGTCGATGTTAAAAGAAAGCGGCGTAACCTGCTGGGTGGGGGGATCTACAGAAACTCCACTGACAAACTATCTTTTACAAGAAGAGCGTGCGCGAGTTGTTCTAGTTGAGGTTTCTAGCTTTATGTTGGAACACGTAAATGATTTCTCGGCAGTGAATGTTGTTTTCACGAATTTAGCCGAAAACCATTTAGAGCGTTACCGTTCAATGGAAGATTACGTGAACGCAAAACGCAAAATCTTTAAAAACACAAACCAAGCTACTACTTCTATTTTGAATGCGGATGACAATGCTGTTGTTGAGTTAGCACGTGATCCAGCAGTTCAGCGTGGACGTATTTTCTATTTCTCTCGCAAACCGGCATTAGAGCCACAGATCATGAATATCGGTGGAGCTGTCAATGTAGGTGATGAATTGCGTGTTCGTACGGGCCCTGAGATCGAGTCATTCTCGATCAAAAACATTAAGATGAAGGGTAAACATGCGATTGAAAATGTCATGGCGGCTTTATTGCTGGCACGTGAGCATGGCGCGACCCACGAGGCCGTTCAGAAAGTCATCGATGCATTCGGTGGTCTTCGTCATCGTCTTGAGTATGTTCGTAAAGTGGGCGGAGTTTTATTCTACAATGATTCTAAGGCGACTAACGTTCATGCGGTTTCGCGTGCATTGGATTGCTTTGACGAAAACGTAATCCTGATTGCTGGTGGTAAAGATACGAATCTGAACTACGGCCCGTTACAAAACATGATCAAACGTAAAGTGAAGACACTGATTCTTGTGGGTGAAGCGAAAGAGCGTATCAACCGCGATTTAGGTGATTTTTCAGAGACCTATCTGATCGGTACATTCGAAGAAGCTGTCTTGATTGCTTACCAAAAGTCGAGAATTGGCGACATTGTTCTATTGTCACCGGGATGTTCTAGCTTTGATATGTTTGACAGTTACGAAGAGAGAGGAGACTATTTTAAAGAGATCGTTAAAAAATTCAAATGA
- the mraY gene encoding phospho-N-acetylmuramoyl-pentapeptide-transferase, whose protein sequence is MVYQWLYSLAEQYSVMNVFRYITVRTFISFFTGFFLCLIWGPHLIDKLKNFGQSIRDDGPQTHKKKAGTPTMGGWLILLSTIIPMILWIDVRNPLVIGTILITWGFGIIGYIDDYLKVSKKNTKGLSGKIRLFGEFAISAAVILVLIQYYQLSTVVSFPFFKTLTFDLGYFYVAFGSLVIVGTANAVNLTDGLDGLAIVPVIVATSTLALFSYIVGHASIANYLQISHVAGAGELAPLAAAMVAGGLGFLWFNTFPAQVFMGDVGSLSLGGFLGSMAVFTKNEILMLVLGGIFVVEALSVIAQVMSFKLTGKRVLKMAPLHHHYELGGMTETKIIVRFWIISILLAVLSLATLKLR, encoded by the coding sequence ATGGTATATCAATGGCTTTACTCGTTAGCCGAGCAGTACTCGGTTATGAATGTGTTTCGTTACATCACGGTTCGTACTTTTATCTCTTTCTTTACAGGTTTTTTTCTTTGTCTTATCTGGGGTCCACACCTCATTGATAAGTTAAAAAACTTTGGCCAGTCTATTCGTGACGATGGGCCTCAGACCCACAAGAAAAAAGCAGGAACTCCGACAATGGGGGGATGGCTCATTCTTTTGAGTACGATCATTCCGATGATTCTGTGGATCGATGTGCGTAATCCTTTGGTGATTGGGACTATTCTGATCACATGGGGTTTTGGTATCATCGGCTACATTGATGATTACTTAAAAGTTTCAAAGAAAAACACAAAAGGCCTTTCTGGTAAAATTCGCCTATTCGGTGAATTCGCTATTTCAGCAGCGGTCATTCTTGTTCTGATTCAGTACTACCAACTGAGCACGGTGGTGAGCTTTCCATTCTTCAAAACCCTGACATTTGATCTGGGTTACTTCTATGTGGCCTTTGGTTCTTTGGTCATCGTGGGAACTGCGAATGCTGTGAATCTGACAGATGGTTTAGATGGATTAGCTATCGTTCCTGTGATCGTAGCGACAAGTACATTGGCCTTATTTTCTTATATCGTAGGTCATGCGAGCATTGCTAACTACTTGCAAATTTCACACGTGGCCGGAGCCGGAGAGCTGGCTCCACTAGCGGCAGCGATGGTGGCTGGAGGCTTAGGCTTCTTGTGGTTTAATACTTTTCCGGCTCAGGTTTTCATGGGCGATGTGGGCAGTTTGAGCTTAGGTGGCTTCTTGGGCTCTATGGCAGTCTTTACTAAGAATGAAATTTTGATGTTGGTTCTAGGTGGTATTTTTGTTGTTGAAGCCTTATCTGTTATTGCGCAAGTGATGTCATTTAAGCTGACAGGTAAGCGTGTTTTGAAAATGGCACCTTTGCATCATCACTATGAATTGGGTGGCATGACCGAAACAAAAATCATCGTGCGGTTCTGGATTATTTCGATCCTGTTGGCCGTATTGAGCCTAGCAACTTTAAAATTAAGATAA
- the queF gene encoding preQ(1) synthase produces MKNPRQTKSIARSQGRSKKELQNFSLGQSNTEYSESYNPKLLEAFDNKNPKNIAWTTFICTEFTSLCPKTNQPDFAKVFINYIAADKMVESKSLKLYLHSFRNHGDFHEDCIQTICNDLVKLMKPKYIEVIGEFTPRGGIAIFPFASYAAPAKEFQEIYKERLKSYAPGKYTTELKRVY; encoded by the coding sequence ATGAAAAATCCACGCCAAACAAAGTCTATAGCTCGTAGCCAAGGAAGAAGTAAAAAAGAACTGCAAAACTTTTCGTTGGGTCAGTCTAATACTGAGTACTCTGAAAGCTACAATCCTAAGTTACTAGAGGCTTTCGATAATAAGAATCCTAAGAACATCGCATGGACAACTTTTATCTGCACCGAGTTCACCTCGCTATGTCCAAAGACGAACCAACCGGATTTTGCTAAAGTTTTTATCAACTACATCGCCGCCGACAAGATGGTCGAAAGTAAGTCTTTAAAGCTCTACCTGCACAGCTTCCGCAATCATGGTGACTTCCATGAAGACTGCATCCAAACGATCTGTAATGACCTTGTGAAACTCATGAAACCTAAATATATCGAAGTGATCGGAGAATTCACTCCACGCGGCGGAATCGCTATCTTTCCGTTCGCATCCTATGCGGCTCCAGCAAAAGAATTCCAAGAAATTTATAAAGAGCGTTTGAAATCCTACGCTCCGGGGAAATACACAACTGAGTTAAAAAGAGTGTATTAG